A window of Raineyella sp. W15-4 contains these coding sequences:
- a CDS encoding ABC transporter ATP-binding protein, whose product MKHPLNRLLVRHLSPYSGHLLGVVALQFAATIASLFLPTLNAAIIDDGVAKGDTPFIWSHGAIMLGVSLVQVVCQISAVLLGSMVAMRFGRDTRAAIFSRVLSFSSREVNRFGAPSLITRNTNDVQQVQMLVLMTCIMILGAPITMVGGVVMALRSDWHMSWLIVAAVVVLGVSIGLLVSRMVPLFQSMQKRIDVLNRVLREQISGIRVVRAFVREPYEAERFAAANGDLTGTALAVGRLMASMFPVVMLILNVSSVAVLWFGAYQIDAGHIQVGQLTAFLQYLMQILMSGMMAVMMIVMVPRAAVCADRIMEVLDTESSVVPPAEPVRTVTSHGTVALTGVGFTYPGADSPVLQDISFTMAPGRTTAIIGSTGSGKTTLVSLLPRLHDATEGTVEVDGVDVRRLEPELLWSRIGLVPQKPYLFTGTVASNLRYGNPDATDAELWHALEVAQARDFVEAMPGGLDAPIAQGGTNVSGGQRQRLSIARALVRQPDLYIFDDSFSALDVATDARLRAALAREIADEAVLIVGQRVSTIAGADQILVLEDGRIVGRGTHQELLADNPTYREIVESQMSAEEAAA is encoded by the coding sequence GTGAAGCATCCCCTCAACCGGCTCCTGGTGCGTCACCTGAGCCCCTATTCCGGTCACCTGCTCGGTGTCGTCGCGCTGCAGTTCGCCGCGACGATCGCCTCCCTGTTCCTGCCCACCCTCAACGCCGCGATCATCGACGACGGCGTGGCCAAGGGCGACACCCCCTTCATCTGGAGCCACGGCGCCATCATGCTGGGGGTCAGCCTGGTCCAGGTGGTCTGCCAGATCTCTGCGGTGCTGCTCGGCAGCATGGTGGCGATGCGGTTCGGCCGCGACACCCGGGCGGCGATCTTCTCCCGGGTGCTGTCCTTCTCCTCGCGGGAGGTCAACCGGTTCGGCGCACCGTCACTGATCACCCGCAACACCAACGACGTCCAGCAGGTCCAGATGCTGGTGCTGATGACCTGCATCATGATCCTCGGCGCCCCGATCACCATGGTCGGCGGCGTGGTGATGGCGCTGCGCAGCGACTGGCACATGTCCTGGCTGATCGTCGCCGCGGTGGTCGTACTGGGCGTCAGCATCGGTCTGCTGGTGAGCCGGATGGTCCCGCTCTTCCAGTCCATGCAGAAGCGGATCGACGTGCTCAACCGGGTGCTGCGCGAGCAGATCTCCGGCATCCGGGTGGTCCGGGCCTTCGTCCGGGAGCCGTACGAGGCGGAGCGGTTCGCCGCCGCGAACGGTGACCTCACCGGCACCGCGTTGGCCGTCGGGCGACTGATGGCCAGCATGTTCCCGGTGGTGATGCTGATCCTCAACGTGTCCAGCGTCGCCGTGCTGTGGTTCGGCGCCTACCAGATCGACGCCGGGCACATCCAGGTCGGTCAGCTGACGGCCTTCCTGCAGTACCTGATGCAGATCCTGATGAGCGGCATGATGGCCGTGATGATGATCGTCATGGTGCCCCGGGCCGCGGTCTGCGCGGACCGGATCATGGAGGTCCTCGACACCGAGAGCAGCGTCGTCCCGCCGGCCGAGCCGGTCCGTACGGTGACGTCGCACGGCACCGTGGCGCTGACCGGGGTCGGCTTCACCTACCCCGGCGCGGACTCCCCGGTGCTGCAGGACATCAGCTTCACCATGGCGCCCGGTCGGACCACGGCGATCATCGGCTCCACCGGTTCGGGCAAGACCACCCTGGTCAGCCTGCTCCCGCGGCTGCACGACGCGACCGAGGGGACGGTCGAGGTGGACGGCGTCGACGTACGGCGGCTCGAACCGGAGCTGCTGTGGAGCCGGATCGGCCTGGTGCCGCAGAAGCCGTACCTGTTCACCGGGACGGTGGCCAGCAACCTGCGCTACGGCAACCCCGACGCCACCGACGCGGAGCTGTGGCACGCCCTCGAGGTGGCGCAGGCACGGGACTTCGTCGAGGCGATGCCCGGCGGTCTGGACGCGCCGATCGCCCAGGGCGGCACCAACGTCTCCGGTGGCCAGCGGCAGCGGCTCTCCATCGCCCGCGCCCTGGTCCGCCAGCCCGACCTCTACATCTTCGACGACTCGTTCTCGGCCCTGGACGTGGCCACCGACGCCCGGCTGCGGGCGGCGCTGGCCCGGGAGATCGCCGACGAGGCGGTGCTGATCGTCGGCCAGCGGGTGTCGACCATCGCCGGCGCCGACCAGATCCTGGTCCTCGAGGACGGCCGGATCGTCGGCCGCGGCACCCACCAGGAACTGCTCGCCGACAACCCCACCTACCGCGAGATCGTCGAGTCCCAGATGAGCGCCGAGGAGGCCGCAGCATGA